One genomic window of Bartonella sp. HY038 includes the following:
- a CDS encoding alpha-D-ribose 1-methylphosphonate 5-phosphate C-P-lyase PhnJ produces MKLSDLTHSWQSFSHGFLDPSAKRELRRAMLKAIAIPGCQIPYASREVPIARGWGTGGLQVTLTLVNPRSIIKVIDQGADDSVNAATIRKFIKTVSNAQETWDTLKASLIQSRHRIPEEKLSADQILILQVPNPEPLRPVEPNMSTAREMHGDADYSRLWLILYEQMVRAGRILQGASYPSLVNDRHVITPSPIPRWDVQKLHMADHLTILSAGREKRLYAVPPHTKVEPLVFDDIPYAVENHENAICTRSGVKGMFMNELPQEDGSAVYELSDSNYGIKTIRKNEGEDETLGQTWYQNGKMAQ; encoded by the coding sequence ATGAAACTAAGTGATCTTACCCACTCATGGCAGTCTTTTTCCCATGGTTTTTTAGACCCATCTGCCAAGCGTGAATTACGCCGCGCCATGTTGAAAGCCATTGCTATTCCTGGATGTCAAATTCCCTATGCAAGCCGTGAAGTGCCAATTGCACGAGGTTGGGGGACGGGCGGTTTGCAAGTCACTCTTACCCTTGTTAATCCACGCTCAATTATTAAAGTGATTGACCAAGGTGCAGATGATAGCGTTAATGCGGCAACAATCCGAAAATTTATTAAAACTGTAAGCAATGCGCAAGAAACATGGGATACGCTTAAAGCAAGCCTTATTCAATCACGCCACCGCATTCCTGAAGAAAAATTGAGTGCTGATCAGATACTCATATTGCAAGTACCCAATCCCGAGCCGTTAAGACCGGTTGAGCCTAATATGTCAACGGCCCGAGAAATGCATGGTGATGCTGATTACAGTCGGCTTTGGCTTATTTTATATGAGCAAATGGTGCGCGCTGGGCGTATTTTACAAGGGGCGTCCTATCCAAGCTTAGTAAATGACCGCCATGTCATTACCCCATCGCCCATTCCACGTTGGGATGTGCAAAAACTGCATATGGCGGATCATTTAACTATTCTTTCTGCTGGCCGTGAAAAACGTCTTTATGCGGTGCCACCTCACACAAAAGTAGAACCGCTTGTTTTTGACGATATTCCTTATGCGGTTGAAAACCATGAAAACGCCATTTGTACGCGTAGCGGTGTCAAAGGAATGTTCATGAATGAGTTGCCACAAGAGGATGGTTCGGCTGTTTATGAATTATCAGATAGCAATTATGGCATAAAAACCATTCGTAAAAATGAAGGGGAAGATGAAACCCTTGGGCAAACATGGTATCAAAATGGAAAGATGGCACAATGA